Proteins found in one Candidatus Poribacteria bacterium genomic segment:
- a CDS encoding GNAT family N-acetyltransferase, with product MDSSGNANVHSDPFLIRECHLEEAEALLALWQAAGTSPSVTDTTTDIQSVIEGPASVLVAEVNKRLVGSLIATFDGWRGNMYRIAVHPDYRRRGIGRALVAEGEKRLAKLGVKRITALVEEKYPWAVAFWSSVGYEIEPGIVRFFRNP from the coding sequence ATGGATTCATCCGGCAACGCAAACGTCCACTCAGACCCTTTTTTAATTCGGGAGTGCCACCTTGAAGAAGCAGAAGCACTTCTTGCATTATGGCAGGCTGCTGGAACATCTCCGAGCGTCACAGATACCACTACAGATATCCAAAGTGTGATAGAAGGTCCCGCATCGGTGTTAGTAGCAGAGGTCAATAAACGACTTGTCGGTTCCTTAATCGCCACTTTTGATGGGTGGAGAGGGAACATGTATCGCATAGCGGTTCATCCTGACTATCGACGGCGTGGTATTGGGCGAGCATTGGTTGCGGAAGGCGAAAAACGTTTAGCAAAACTCGGTGTCAAACGCATCACAGCACTCGTGGAAGAGAAGTATCCGTGGGCTGTCGCGTTCTGGTCAAGTGTCGGGTATGAGATAGAACCTGGAATCGTGAGGTTTTTCCGCAATCCTT